The following proteins come from a genomic window of Leptospirales bacterium:
- a CDS encoding DNA polymerase II — translation MRSIQGQAGPLVGGRRRIFAGASGCAVDARYALALLPAMAAYQAFLLSAVQAPGPGGVVLRLFGRSPELGPVELRFEQQSAVFFVPRRAQLDQRALRCRRKAVELKSFDGESVDALYFQSEGDLRRARAILREAGVQCLEDDVSLLDRFLMERFLCGAVSFEAEEGDDLGRRVFLNPRLKPGRVRTALSALSLDIETGVKSGALYSIAVDLRGPQQKQKVVFLQRSGAAPLSASARNEGFELQCFEDERSCLAAFLQWTAERDPDLLIGWNVVGFDLRFLEAKCRAHSLPFRLGRDGLTAEVRPRTSGGDRAAIPGRVCIDGPLALRAAFYNFEDLSLDSVAHELLGEGKLISSGGSDKIAEIERLYAEDPLQLARYNLRDAELVQEIFAKTGLAELTMRRSEISGLLMGDIGQSVRAFDFFMLPRLHRKGYVAISQQDVRFSQSAPGGRVLQPVPGLYQQVVALDFRSLYPSIIRTFHIDPYSLLMRDHDPLSTPAGDRRFSRSEHLLPDFIGELFELRAAARREGDEHLSMAIKILMNSFYGVMGSPGCRFYHADLPNAITLTGQWLLTECVAWLEERGYRTLYGDTDSLFVQLRPEDEAAADQRAQQLADELNEYWQRRLADEFQLTSYLKLQFERRFSKFFLPPMRGQEKGARKRYAGLRVDAGVETLHFTGMEVVRSDWTELAREFQRELYARVFRGEDPSDWIRAVVGEVRLGQRDTQLVYRKRLRKPLAEYTQSAPPHVQAARMLPQARGVVRYVVTREGPVPVELKPQSPDYDHYVDKQLAPIADGALWLFGKDFESLVSSVQLSLF, via the coding sequence ATGCGCAGCATACAAGGGCAAGCCGGGCCCCTCGTCGGCGGCCGGCGACGCATTTTTGCGGGCGCCAGCGGCTGCGCGGTTGACGCTCGCTACGCCCTTGCTCTGCTTCCGGCTATGGCGGCCTACCAGGCCTTCTTGCTCTCGGCTGTGCAGGCCCCCGGCCCGGGCGGCGTCGTGCTGCGCCTCTTTGGCCGCTCCCCGGAGCTGGGTCCGGTGGAGTTGCGCTTCGAGCAACAGAGCGCCGTCTTCTTTGTTCCGCGTCGGGCGCAGCTCGACCAGCGCGCCCTGCGCTGCCGTCGCAAGGCCGTGGAACTGAAGAGCTTTGACGGCGAGTCCGTCGACGCCCTCTACTTTCAGAGCGAAGGCGACCTGCGCCGCGCCCGCGCCATCCTGCGCGAGGCTGGCGTGCAGTGTCTGGAAGACGACGTTTCGTTGCTCGATCGATTTTTGATGGAGCGCTTTCTCTGCGGCGCTGTGAGCTTTGAAGCAGAGGAGGGCGACGATCTGGGGCGGCGCGTCTTTCTCAATCCGCGCCTGAAGCCGGGCCGCGTACGCACCGCGCTTTCGGCGCTATCGCTGGATATCGAAACCGGCGTCAAAAGCGGCGCGCTCTATTCCATCGCCGTCGATCTGCGCGGCCCGCAGCAAAAGCAAAAGGTCGTCTTCTTACAGCGCAGCGGCGCTGCTCCACTAAGCGCCAGCGCTAGAAACGAAGGCTTTGAACTGCAGTGCTTTGAGGACGAACGCAGTTGTCTGGCGGCCTTTCTGCAATGGACTGCCGAGCGCGATCCGGATCTGCTGATTGGCTGGAACGTCGTCGGCTTCGATCTACGCTTTCTGGAAGCCAAATGTCGCGCCCACTCGCTGCCCTTCCGACTGGGGCGCGACGGACTGACAGCTGAAGTGCGGCCGCGGACCAGCGGCGGCGATCGCGCGGCGATTCCCGGCCGCGTCTGCATCGATGGCCCGCTGGCTTTGCGCGCCGCTTTCTATAACTTCGAAGACCTCAGCCTGGACAGCGTGGCGCACGAATTACTTGGCGAAGGCAAACTGATCAGCTCCGGCGGCAGCGATAAGATCGCCGAGATCGAACGCCTCTATGCCGAGGACCCGCTGCAGCTGGCGCGCTACAATCTGCGCGACGCCGAGCTGGTGCAGGAGATCTTTGCAAAGACCGGTCTGGCCGAACTGACCATGCGGCGCAGCGAAATATCCGGACTGCTGATGGGCGACATTGGCCAGAGCGTGCGCGCATTTGATTTCTTTATGCTGCCGCGTCTGCATCGCAAAGGCTACGTGGCCATCTCCCAGCAAGACGTACGCTTTAGCCAGAGCGCGCCCGGCGGTCGCGTTTTGCAGCCGGTCCCCGGCCTCTACCAGCAGGTCGTCGCCCTGGATTTTCGCAGCCTCTATCCCTCCATCATCCGCACCTTCCACATCGATCCCTATTCGCTTTTGATGCGCGATCACGATCCGCTTTCCACGCCGGCCGGCGATCGTCGATTTTCACGCAGCGAACACCTTCTGCCCGACTTCATCGGCGAACTCTTTGAACTGCGCGCCGCCGCGCGCCGCGAGGGCGATGAACATCTGTCAATGGCCATCAAGATTCTGATGAACAGCTTCTACGGCGTGATGGGATCGCCGGGTTGTCGTTTTTACCACGCCGATTTGCCCAACGCCATTACCCTGACCGGGCAGTGGCTGCTAACGGAGTGCGTGGCCTGGCTGGAAGAGCGCGGCTACCGTACGCTCTACGGCGATACCGATTCGCTTTTTGTTCAGCTGCGCCCGGAGGATGAGGCCGCGGCCGATCAACGTGCGCAGCAGCTGGCCGACGAGTTAAACGAATACTGGCAGCGGCGGCTGGCTGATGAGTTTCAGCTGACCTCCTATCTGAAGCTGCAATTTGAACGCCGCTTCAGTAAGTTCTTTTTGCCGCCGATGCGCGGACAGGAGAAGGGGGCGCGCAAGCGTTACGCCGGCCTGCGCGTCGATGCCGGCGTCGAAACGCTGCACTTCACGGGAATGGAGGTAGTGCGCAGCGACTGGACCGAACTGGCGCGCGAGTTTCAGCGCGAGCTCTATGCGCGCGTTTTTCGCGGCGAAGATCCCTCGGACTGGATCCGAGCGGTCGTAGGCGAGGTGCGTCTCGGGCAGCGCGACACACAGCTGGTCTACCGCAAGCGACTGCGCAAGCCGCTGGCCGAGTACACGCAAAGCGCGCCGCCGCACGTGCAGGCGGCGCGAATGTTGCCGCAGGCGCGCGGCGTGGTGCGCTATGTAGTAACGCGCGAGGGTCCCGTACCCGTCGAACTCAAGCCGCAATCGCCCGACTACGATCACTACGTCGACAAGCAGCTGGCGCCAATTGCCGATGGCGCCTTGTGGCTCTTTGGCAAAGATTTCGAATCGCTGGTCTCTTCCGTGCAACTCTCTCTATTCTAA
- the glgB gene encoding 1,4-alpha-glucan branching protein GlgB, with the protein MNSLTLHPGSDLGLGVWTHDDLHLFGEGSHFHLHHKFGAHPATLDGVRGVYFSVWAPNATYTAVVGDFNGWNRGDQPMLRIAEIGIWERFVPGVAPGSIYKYHIASRFHGYAVDKADPFAHASETPPHTGSVYRPWQYQWNDQHWMETRGPRQTVESPISIYEMHPGSWIRDPGDPGRWPTYRELAAKLPGYLRDEGFTHVELMPIMVHPLYRSWGYQVTGYFAPTARYGSPEDFMALVDALHQAEIGVVLDWVPSHFPSDEHGLGYFDGTHLYEHADPRKGFHPEWTSLIFNYDRGEIRSFLVSSAMFWLEQCHADGLRVDAVASMLYLDYARNPGEWVPNEYGGRDNIGAIEFLKRLNQACYGYFPNALMIAEEATSWGGTTRPVHEDGLGFGYKWDMGWMHDSLRYFKEDPLFRKGRHNDLTFRMLYAHTENFVLAISHDEVVYGKRSLLNRMPGDRWQQFANLRLFFAWMFAMPGKKHMFMGQEFGQWNEWNFETSLDWHLLNDPLHAGAARLYRDLNALYRSENALYQGDCQNGGFEWIDCDDAAESVVALLRRDTRSGDLMIIALNFTPIPRQARRVGSPEYGRYEVLLNSDAVDYGGSGQGDPGPIWTSPQGAQNRPFSLSLQLPPLGALFLRFRGAN; encoded by the coding sequence ATGAACAGCCTTACATTGCATCCGGGCAGCGATCTGGGCCTGGGCGTCTGGACGCACGACGATCTGCACCTGTTTGGCGAAGGCAGCCATTTTCATCTGCATCATAAGTTTGGAGCGCATCCGGCCACGCTCGATGGCGTGCGCGGCGTCTATTTCTCGGTCTGGGCGCCCAACGCCACTTACACTGCAGTGGTCGGCGATTTCAACGGCTGGAATCGCGGCGATCAACCGATGCTGCGCATTGCCGAGATCGGCATCTGGGAGCGTTTTGTTCCAGGCGTTGCGCCCGGATCGATTTATAAGTACCACATAGCATCTCGTTTTCACGGCTACGCCGTGGACAAGGCCGATCCCTTTGCGCATGCCTCGGAAACGCCGCCGCACACCGGCAGCGTCTACCGCCCCTGGCAGTACCAGTGGAACGACCAGCACTGGATGGAAACGCGCGGCCCCCGGCAAACCGTAGAGTCTCCAATCAGCATCTACGAGATGCACCCCGGCTCCTGGATCCGCGATCCAGGCGATCCAGGCCGCTGGCCTACTTACCGCGAACTGGCGGCCAAGCTTCCTGGCTATTTGCGCGACGAAGGCTTCACCCACGTGGAGCTGATGCCAATTATGGTCCATCCGCTCTATCGCTCGTGGGGCTACCAGGTGACCGGCTACTTCGCGCCCACGGCGCGCTACGGTTCGCCGGAAGATTTCATGGCGCTGGTCGACGCCTTGCATCAGGCGGAAATTGGCGTGGTGCTGGACTGGGTGCCCTCGCACTTCCCCTCCGATGAGCATGGCCTGGGCTACTTTGACGGCACGCATCTCTACGAGCACGCCGATCCGCGCAAGGGCTTCCACCCCGAGTGGACCAGTTTAATATTCAACTATGACCGCGGCGAGATCCGCTCCTTTCTGGTTTCCAGCGCCATGTTCTGGCTGGAGCAATGCCATGCCGACGGTTTGCGCGTCGATGCGGTGGCCTCGATGCTCTATCTGGACTACGCCCGCAATCCCGGCGAATGGGTGCCCAACGAATACGGCGGCCGCGATAACATTGGCGCCATCGAGTTTCTGAAGCGCCTAAACCAGGCCTGCTACGGCTACTTCCCCAATGCCCTGATGATTGCCGAGGAGGCCACCAGCTGGGGCGGAACCACCCGTCCGGTACACGAAGACGGCCTGGGCTTTGGCTACAAGTGGGACATGGGCTGGATGCACGATTCGCTGCGTTACTTCAAAGAGGACCCGTTGTTTCGCAAGGGTCGCCACAACGATCTTACCTTCCGCATGCTCTACGCCCACACCGAAAACTTCGTGCTGGCCATCTCCCACGACGAGGTCGTTTACGGAAAACGTTCGCTGCTCAATCGCATGCCGGGCGACCGCTGGCAGCAGTTTGCCAACCTGCGACTGTTCTTTGCCTGGATGTTTGCCATGCCTGGCAAGAAGCACATGTTCATGGGCCAGGAGTTTGGTCAGTGGAACGAATGGAATTTTGAAACCTCGCTGGACTGGCATCTATTGAACGATCCGCTGCACGCCGGCGCAGCGCGCCTTTACCGCGATCTGAACGCGCTCTACCGCTCTGAAAATGCGCTCTATCAGGGCGACTGTCAGAACGGGGGATTTGAGTGGATCGACTGCGACGACGCCGCCGAGAGCGTGGTGGCCCTGCTGCGCCGTGATACGCGTAGCGGCGATCTGATGATCATCGCGCTGAATTTCACTCCCATCCCGCGACAGGCGCGTCGCGTGGGTTCGCCGGAATATGGTCGTTACGAAGTATTGCTGAATTCCGATGCCGTGGACTATGGCGGCAGCGGGCAGGGCGATCCGGGCCCCATCTGGACGTCGCCGCAGGGCGCACAGAATCGTCCCTTTTCGCTATCGCTGCAGCTGCCGCCGCTGGGCGCGCTCTTTCTGCGCTTCCGCGGCGCAAACTGA
- a CDS encoding penicillin acylase family protein, with product MLRFLRPAALALLAAAAVLALILLAFVALSEASRPVRSGLADLPGLGAPVRILYDERGVPHIFADSEPDAYRALGYVQTKDRWWQMELARRVARGELSEILGAPTLEADVLFRTLGLSRFGQQYLQRRGASLDPAMLRNLQAYVDGINAHVERGPLPLEFRLLQAPRRNFELSDIFAISGYVAYTFLDAMETDPTATYIRDALGPQYLQGVAWDGAQAMAAIRASAKRETWGGDLQPAAWLRRDLQPAIQRMQSIAALAPAARSLAGSNAWIVSGARSDSGYPILCNDPHIAFSQPGAWYEAHLHTPQLNLYGHYLAALPLPLVGHTDDHAWGLTMLLNDDADFYVETPAPGVENAILYRGQVAAMELQREDIQIRGAGIQSIVVRSSVHGPIINDVFDGFRSQRRPVALRWGYLNFDNDIAGAFHSLAHATSLADARQAASRILSPGLNVLYANRQGDIGWWAAGRQARLQSSASRAFLLDGASGRYDLRDFLPFADNPHQENPPDGLIVSANNRMLWGQGHPLEGYYSPDARALRIRQLLEAQPKLGVADMKRIQLDRRDNRLALAVRDAARLALHGDLDSTPAASLLQQYWQWDGAYEADLAAPMLHWEFSYQLLRAAMVDELGEDFFAVFLRSPASIWTLLELLQNDSAPWWDDRSTPEPRESRATIVRRAMLRAIVVLQERYGANFNDWQWQTMHAVVHQHALGGLWPLGLLLNVGPYPAPGGRETINNYHFPFESGAAQVSIGPSTRRIIDLAAPQRALGILPAGQSGHWLDANYQDQALDHLQGRWRTQWMDPAELTAHQVNELILRPTL from the coding sequence ATGTTGCGATTCTTGCGTCCGGCAGCCCTGGCGCTGCTGGCAGCGGCGGCAGTTCTTGCGCTGATTCTTCTGGCTTTTGTGGCGCTCTCCGAGGCTTCGCGACCGGTAAGAAGCGGCCTCGCTGATCTGCCCGGGCTGGGCGCGCCAGTGCGCATCCTCTACGACGAGCGCGGCGTTCCGCACATTTTTGCTGACAGCGAACCGGACGCCTACCGCGCCCTGGGCTATGTGCAAACCAAGGATCGCTGGTGGCAGATGGAACTGGCCCGTCGTGTAGCGCGCGGCGAACTTTCCGAAATCCTGGGCGCGCCAACCCTGGAGGCCGATGTGCTGTTTCGCACCCTGGGTCTTTCGCGCTTTGGCCAGCAGTACCTGCAACGTCGCGGCGCCAGTCTGGATCCAGCAATGCTGCGCAATCTTCAGGCCTATGTCGATGGCATCAATGCCCACGTGGAGCGCGGCCCTTTGCCGCTGGAGTTTCGACTGCTGCAGGCGCCGCGCCGCAACTTTGAACTGTCCGATATCTTTGCCATCTCTGGCTACGTCGCCTATACCTTCCTGGACGCGATGGAAACCGATCCCACGGCAACCTACATCCGCGATGCGCTTGGCCCGCAGTATCTGCAGGGCGTCGCCTGGGACGGAGCGCAGGCCATGGCCGCCATCCGCGCCAGCGCAAAGCGCGAGACCTGGGGCGGCGATCTGCAGCCGGCAGCGTGGCTGCGCCGCGATCTACAGCCGGCGATACAACGAATGCAATCGATTGCAGCGCTTGCGCCGGCGGCGCGCAGCCTGGCCGGCAGCAACGCCTGGATCGTCTCTGGCGCGCGCAGCGACTCCGGCTATCCAATCCTCTGCAACGATCCACACATTGCCTTTTCGCAACCGGGCGCGTGGTATGAGGCGCATCTGCATACGCCGCAGCTCAATCTCTATGGCCACTACCTGGCTGCGCTGCCGCTGCCGCTGGTCGGTCACACCGACGACCACGCCTGGGGGCTGACCATGCTCCTGAATGACGACGCCGACTTCTATGTGGAAACGCCGGCGCCGGGCGTGGAGAACGCCATTCTTTACCGCGGCCAGGTTGCGGCCATGGAACTGCAGCGCGAGGACATCCAGATTCGCGGCGCCGGCATTCAAAGCATCGTGGTGCGCAGCAGCGTACACGGACCCATCATCAACGATGTCTTTGATGGCTTTCGCTCGCAGCGGCGACCGGTTGCGCTGCGCTGGGGATACTTGAATTTTGACAACGATATTGCTGGCGCCTTTCATTCCCTGGCGCACGCTACAAGCCTGGCTGATGCGCGCCAGGCGGCCTCGCGCATCCTTTCGCCTGGTCTCAATGTGCTTTATGCCAATCGTCAGGGCGACATCGGCTGGTGGGCCGCCGGTCGTCAGGCGCGTTTGCAATCCAGCGCCAGTCGCGCCTTTCTGCTGGATGGCGCCAGCGGCCGCTATGATCTGCGCGACTTTCTACCCTTTGCCGATAATCCGCATCAGGAAAACCCGCCCGATGGTCTGATCGTTTCGGCCAACAATCGTATGCTCTGGGGACAGGGCCATCCGCTGGAGGGCTACTACAGTCCCGATGCGCGCGCCCTGCGCATCCGCCAGCTGCTGGAGGCGCAGCCCAAACTGGGCGTCGCTGATATGAAGCGCATCCAGCTCGACCGGCGTGACAACCGCCTGGCCCTTGCCGTGCGCGATGCCGCCCGTTTGGCGCTGCACGGCGATCTGGATTCGACGCCCGCTGCATCGCTGTTGCAACAATACTGGCAGTGGGACGGCGCTTACGAAGCCGATCTGGCCGCGCCGATGCTGCACTGGGAATTCTCCTACCAGCTGCTGCGTGCGGCAATGGTCGACGAACTTGGCGAGGATTTCTTTGCCGTCTTTTTGCGCTCGCCAGCATCGATCTGGACCCTGCTTGAGCTTTTGCAAAATGATTCGGCGCCGTGGTGGGACGATCGCTCTACGCCGGAACCGCGCGAGTCGCGGGCCACAATTGTCCGGCGCGCAATGCTACGCGCCATTGTCGTTCTGCAAGAGCGCTATGGCGCCAATTTCAACGACTGGCAGTGGCAGACAATGCACGCCGTTGTCCATCAGCATGCGCTGGGCGGGCTCTGGCCGCTGGGCTTGCTGCTAAATGTCGGTCCCTATCCGGCCCCCGGCGGCCGAGAGACCATCAACAACTACCATTTCCCCTTTGAAAGCGGCGCGGCGCAGGTCAGCATCGGGCCCTCCACGCGACGGATCATTGATCTGGCGGCGCCGCAGCGTGCGCTGGGCATCCTGCCCGCCGGTCAATCCGGCCACTGGCTGGATGCAAATTACCAGGACCAGGCCCTGGACCATTTGCAGGGCCGCTGGCGCACACAGTGGATGGACCCCGCCGAACTTACAGCGCATCAAGTGAATGAACTTATCCTGAGGCCGACGCTGTGA
- a CDS encoding DUF3187 family protein, with translation MIHWRQSRSALQFLLCNLALILSPFSALLADEHDYPYALAFQTVRTPLLPATESALDAGEVRFRLSAAWANVWSIQDERFIVDGEELRTTATLRYGLGDRLQVGMQMPYIVQGGGTMDSFLEGFHRATGVTQGGRDRFARNTFNVSYEPYGKYYALLDDDPLRTYLRRFTPRPYPRQSAAGPTAPLVGFPFGDIRDPLFLSVRRPLSEEDNGASGKRSGAGGPRLQLIYRLLQGAGDFNGLQAGLIYHMPGSSGALLDSLGAAAGAFLSGGWQLDETLQMQLGLSYTRFSQHEFESLRLPVDQWSLRLRGDYQLRWLGLFAEYVVFTAPVRSDTELGRSGHTLGLGFSLQSGEIHYQAGVAENFLNYGTTPDFGLFFSVERGI, from the coding sequence GTGATACACTGGCGCCAGAGCCGAAGCGCACTCCAATTTCTGCTTTGCAATCTGGCGCTGATTCTCAGCCCTTTTTCGGCGCTCTTGGCCGATGAGCACGACTATCCCTACGCCCTGGCCTTCCAGACGGTGCGCACGCCGCTCCTGCCGGCCACGGAAAGCGCCCTTGATGCCGGCGAAGTTCGCTTTCGCCTCAGCGCAGCCTGGGCCAATGTCTGGTCCATTCAGGATGAACGCTTCATTGTAGATGGCGAAGAGTTGCGCACCACTGCTACGCTGCGCTACGGACTTGGCGATCGCCTGCAAGTTGGTATGCAGATGCCATATATTGTGCAGGGCGGCGGAACGATGGATTCCTTCCTGGAGGGCTTCCATCGTGCGACTGGCGTCACGCAGGGCGGACGCGATCGCTTTGCCCGCAATACCTTCAACGTGAGCTATGAACCTTATGGCAAGTACTACGCCTTACTTGATGACGATCCGCTGCGCACCTATTTGCGTCGCTTCACGCCGCGTCCTTATCCGCGCCAGAGTGCAGCCGGTCCCACCGCGCCCCTCGTTGGCTTTCCTTTTGGCGACATTCGCGATCCGCTTTTCCTGAGCGTGCGTCGACCGTTGAGCGAGGAGGACAATGGCGCCAGCGGCAAGCGCAGCGGCGCCGGCGGTCCGCGCCTGCAGCTGATCTACAGATTGCTGCAGGGCGCCGGCGACTTCAACGGCTTGCAGGCCGGACTGATCTACCATATGCCAGGAAGCAGCGGCGCCTTGCTGGACAGCCTGGGCGCGGCCGCCGGGGCCTTTCTCAGCGGCGGCTGGCAGCTGGATGAGACTCTGCAGATGCAACTGGGCCTCTCCTACACGCGCTTCAGTCAGCACGAATTTGAAAGCCTGCGATTGCCCGTCGACCAGTGGAGCCTGCGCTTGCGCGGCGACTACCAGCTGCGCTGGCTGGGACTTTTTGCCGAGTACGTGGTTTTCACTGCGCCGGTACGCAGCGATACGGAGCTGGGCCGCAGCGGCCACACCCTGGGCCTCGGTTTCTCGCTGCAGAGCGGAGAAATTCACTATCAGGCAGGCGTGGCGGAGAATTTTCTGAACTACGGGACCACGCCAGACTTTGGCCTGTTTTTTTCCGTAGAGCGCGGCATCTGA
- the serS gene encoding serine--tRNA ligase, which produces MLDLRLIQDKPEALDEMLRRRRSSGVDVSELKSLIAKNRKLLTELNDQRAVRNAASKEIGALLGKGKKDEAEARKAEVKSVGERIAALESEQGGLEEKMNAIVLGLPNWLDDSTPDGDDASANVLVREVGKKPAFDFQPQAHYEIGVKLGWVDFEAGVRLAGSRFYVYRDGLARLERALISFMLDLHTQKAGYSEAWVPILINDDGMVTTGQFPKFRGEYYTLERDQLSLIPTAEVPLVNLYRDTLLSEDQLPVRLTAASSCFRRESGAAGKDTRGLVRVHQFQKVELVQLVRPEDSERVHEEMLGHAEEVLKRLALPYRVVQLCSGDIGATAARTYDIEVWMPGLDRWLEISSVSNCRDFQARRGGIRYKGKGAGAKSQFVHTLNGSGVAAGRCMIAIMENYQRADGSFGIPAALQPYMQDRLT; this is translated from the coding sequence ATGCTCGATCTGCGATTGATTCAAGATAAGCCGGAAGCGCTGGATGAAATGCTGCGTCGTCGTCGCTCCAGCGGCGTTGATGTTAGCGAGCTCAAGTCGCTAATTGCCAAGAATCGCAAATTGTTAACAGAACTCAATGATCAGCGGGCCGTACGCAACGCTGCCAGCAAGGAAATTGGCGCTCTGCTGGGCAAAGGCAAGAAGGACGAGGCCGAGGCGCGCAAGGCCGAGGTCAAGAGCGTTGGCGAACGCATTGCCGCGCTGGAAAGCGAGCAGGGCGGCCTGGAAGAGAAGATGAACGCCATCGTGCTTGGTTTGCCCAACTGGCTGGATGACTCGACGCCAGATGGCGACGACGCCTCGGCCAATGTGTTGGTGCGCGAGGTCGGCAAGAAGCCTGCTTTCGATTTCCAGCCGCAGGCGCACTATGAGATTGGAGTGAAGCTGGGCTGGGTCGACTTTGAGGCCGGCGTACGTCTGGCCGGTTCGCGCTTCTATGTCTATCGCGACGGACTGGCGCGATTGGAACGGGCGTTGATCTCCTTCATGCTTGATCTGCACACGCAGAAGGCTGGCTACAGCGAGGCCTGGGTGCCAATCCTGATCAACGACGACGGCATGGTAACGACCGGCCAATTTCCAAAATTTCGCGGCGAATACTATACCCTGGAGCGCGACCAGTTGAGTCTGATTCCGACGGCCGAGGTGCCGCTGGTCAATCTCTACCGCGATACGCTGTTGAGCGAAGATCAGCTGCCGGTTCGATTGACGGCCGCCTCCAGCTGCTTTCGCCGCGAATCGGGCGCGGCCGGCAAGGATACGCGCGGACTGGTGCGCGTGCATCAATTTCAGAAAGTGGAGCTGGTGCAACTGGTGCGACCCGAAGATTCGGAGCGCGTGCACGAAGAGATGCTGGGACACGCCGAAGAGGTTCTCAAGCGCCTGGCCCTGCCCTACCGCGTGGTACAGCTATGCTCGGGAGACATTGGCGCCACAGCGGCGCGCACCTATGACATCGAGGTCTGGATGCCGGGCCTCGATCGCTGGCTGGAGATTTCCAGCGTTTCCAACTGTCGCGACTTTCAGGCGCGGCGCGGCGGAATTCGCTACAAGGGCAAGGGCGCCGGCGCGAAGTCGCAATTCGTACATACGCTGAATGGATCTGGCGTGGCCGCTGGCCGCTGCATGATTGCAATCATGGAGAACTACCAGCGCGCCGATGGCAGCTTTGGTATTCCGGCGGCGCTGCAGCCTTACATGCAGGATCGTCTTACTTAG
- a CDS encoding SpoIIE family protein phosphatase, translating into MNSLGTQLQSAASIRRAPNALPAAPRRRLTRSIALLFTLLTILDLTALAIMQTRFDSPGRIGTTLALALALHVGFAFLVYRLVFRRLVALREAARRLERGELAAREMLTEEDTDEFQGVGDSMQRMAVDLQSQMLTIKQQMQHIDHLDGVLENELLTGKEVQDCLLTNLDEFPEWQPALFYLPLRKVSGDLYMMQRLPKGGAAVLLADAAGHGISASLITVQAAILAEIAFEYDPRPERVLSFLNQELGRRLPPYFYASAIVATIDYGGTICFANAGHAPGILYRASEDQVWWMEASDTPLGMNPDANYRPGEIKAQAGDRLLVYTDGLSEAEDAKSEPFAPERIVEVLRRHQQSSVAETLHALQDAWRNHSQQVVDDITILLLEIP; encoded by the coding sequence ATGAACAGCCTTGGCACTCAGCTCCAGAGCGCAGCAAGCATTCGCCGCGCGCCCAACGCGCTGCCGGCCGCGCCGCGTCGTCGCCTGACGCGCAGCATTGCGCTGCTCTTTACGCTGTTAACAATCCTTGATCTTACGGCGCTGGCAATCATGCAAACTCGCTTCGATTCGCCGGGGCGCATTGGAACGACTCTGGCGCTGGCCCTGGCGCTGCATGTTGGCTTTGCCTTTCTGGTTTATCGTCTGGTTTTCCGCCGGCTGGTGGCATTGCGCGAGGCAGCGCGGCGTCTGGAGCGCGGCGAACTTGCGGCTCGCGAAATGCTGACCGAAGAGGACACGGACGAGTTTCAAGGCGTGGGCGATTCGATGCAACGCATGGCCGTCGACCTCCAATCGCAGATGTTGACCATCAAGCAGCAGATGCAGCACATCGATCACCTGGATGGCGTTCTGGAAAACGAATTGCTCACCGGCAAAGAGGTCCAGGATTGTCTGCTGACCAATCTGGACGAATTTCCGGAATGGCAGCCGGCTTTGTTCTATCTGCCGCTGCGCAAGGTCAGCGGCGATCTATACATGATGCAGCGCCTGCCCAAGGGCGGCGCCGCCGTGCTGCTGGCCGACGCCGCCGGCCACGGCATCAGCGCCTCGCTGATCACGGTGCAGGCCGCCATCCTTGCTGAAATCGCCTTCGAATACGATCCGCGACCGGAGCGCGTGCTCAGTTTTCTCAACCAGGAACTGGGCCGACGGCTGCCGCCTTACTTCTATGCCAGCGCCATCGTTGCCACCATTGACTATGGCGGAACAATTTGCTTTGCCAATGCCGGCCACGCACCGGGCATTCTTTATCGCGCCAGCGAGGACCAGGTCTGGTGGATGGAAGCCAGCGACACGCCGCTGGGTATGAATCCGGATGCAAACTATCGCCCCGGCGAAATCAAGGCGCAAGCGGGCGATCGGTTGCTGGTCTACACCGATGGACTCAGCGAAGCGGAAGACGCAAAATCCGAGCCCTTTGCACCGGAGCGCATTGTAGAAGTGCTTCGGCGGCATCAGCAGAGCAGCGTCGCCGAAACCCTCCATGCCTTACAGGATGCGTGGCGGAACCACAGCCAGCAGGTGGTCGATGACATCACCATCCTGTTGCTGGAAATTCCCTGA